A stretch of the Mycobacteroides immunogenum genome encodes the following:
- a CDS encoding flavin-dependent oxidoreductase, giving the protein MSTHKTSIVIAGAGIGGLTSALTLHAAGFEVTVLESAQQVKPLGVGINMLPHAVGVLIELGLGPQLTRMGIATTEIRFCDKHGTVLYSEPRGLAGDYPYPQISVHRGQLQLMLLDAVREHLGPGSIRTASRVLGFESHETGVRVRTADGDVEAAVLVGADGVNSAVRAQLHPVDPLRWSGVRMWRGASEIGPFLTGKTMIAAHDDTDHELIAYPISEHTVNWVALARTDPAGELPASARWNDPVSADEVLDHFPGWDFGWLDLDKMVRSTPHIVEYPMVDRDPLSRWGDGRVTLLGDAAHPMYPLGANGGSQSVVDAHVLARALSATPGDLARGLTEYESERIGATRDVVLANRAMLRTWGEESADGLRDAARSYRQRTRA; this is encoded by the coding sequence ATGAGCACGCACAAGACATCGATCGTGATCGCCGGAGCCGGCATCGGCGGACTCACCTCCGCGCTGACCTTGCACGCCGCGGGATTTGAGGTGACGGTGCTGGAGAGTGCGCAGCAGGTCAAACCGCTGGGCGTTGGCATCAATATGCTTCCGCACGCCGTTGGTGTACTCATCGAACTGGGGCTGGGTCCACAGTTGACGCGCATGGGAATCGCCACCACCGAGATCAGATTCTGCGACAAACACGGCACCGTTCTGTACTCGGAACCACGCGGCCTCGCAGGCGACTACCCATACCCACAGATCTCGGTGCACCGCGGCCAGTTGCAACTCATGTTGCTGGACGCGGTACGGGAACACCTTGGCCCAGGGTCGATCCGAACAGCTAGCCGCGTGCTTGGTTTCGAGAGCCACGAGACCGGAGTGCGTGTACGTACGGCCGACGGCGATGTCGAGGCGGCCGTCTTGGTGGGAGCCGATGGGGTCAACTCGGCTGTACGGGCTCAGCTGCATCCGGTAGACCCGTTGCGTTGGTCGGGAGTGCGGATGTGGCGCGGCGCATCCGAGATCGGCCCATTCCTCACCGGGAAGACCATGATCGCCGCGCACGACGACACCGATCACGAACTCATCGCCTACCCGATCAGTGAGCACACCGTGAATTGGGTTGCCCTCGCGCGCACCGACCCTGCCGGCGAGCTCCCTGCCAGCGCCCGATGGAATGACCCCGTCAGCGCCGATGAGGTGCTCGATCACTTCCCGGGTTGGGATTTTGGTTGGCTGGACCTCGACAAGATGGTTCGCAGCACACCGCACATCGTCGAATACCCCATGGTCGACCGAGACCCCTTGTCGCGCTGGGGCGACGGCCGTGTCACCCTGTTGGGCGATGCCGCGCATCCGATGTACCCGTTGGGCGCCAATGGCGGATCGCAGTCCGTGGTCGACGCCCACGTACTGGCACGTGCGCTATCGGCCACACCCGGCGATCTCGCCCGCGGACTGACCGAATACGAGTCAGAGCGCATCGGGGCTACCCGAGATGTCGTGCTGGCCAACCGCGCGATGCTGCGAACCTGGGGCGAGGAGTCCGCCGACGGACTGCGGGACGCGGCGCGGTCCTACCGGCAGCGCACCCGGGCATGA